The Medicago truncatula cultivar Jemalong A17 chromosome 4, MtrunA17r5.0-ANR, whole genome shotgun sequence genome includes a region encoding these proteins:
- the LOC11445665 gene encoding uncharacterized protein has protein sequence MGVAANGGSYKTTHYPYKLNFQFGTKCLPLCGALVSGSDFKFVPISDIVGGSYDCDYLVDVIGMLTGVGTEREYERNGSATKLNVIAMEADGYKLQCTLFGTYVDELNTFLATGETANVVVSIQLAKVKVFQDNIHIQNCLNCTRLKFNPVCVEGTAFKNRMIENDDTPSPLTQLAVEPSIDPLQDFLFNTPRTTIQGLKDSQQEGMYVVLGTVKQIVNPENWYYTACMCNKSVYPAEGMHFCEKCNRHVVKVFPRYSIKVRVVDDSDCATFVLFDRDATMLFNKSCADILETHRADEGVLPTEIAALVNCTYLFKVEFKTAISPRFEQSFRVKKVCTDGVIINQFKAKWAKEEATFIKNTNEMGSLSSLLDKGKDVLVVGSSSVQSHDLGSLSETIDKDKNIIVEGTPIGISEDLLPKFSSVAVDLDVGASKKVSNCCLVKSTTRKIVKRVLPQPEINEVEEINLPIKLLKRNIKIEKI, from the exons ATGGGTGTTGCTGCTAATGGGGGGAGCTATAAGACCACCCATTATCCATATAAGCTGAACTTCCAATTTGGAACAAAATGTTTGCCATTGTGTGGTGCATTAGTGAGTGgttctgattttaagtttgttCCAATTTCTGACATAGTAGGTGGTTCTTATGATTGTGACTACTTGGTTG ATGTTATTGGAATGTTGACGGGTGTTGGCACAGAGAGAGAATATGAACGCAATGGCAGTGCTACCAAACTCAATGTCATTGCCATGGAAGCTGATGG ATACAAGCTTCAGTGCACTTTGTTTGGGACTTATGTGGATGAGTTGAACACGTTTTTGGCAACTGGTGAAACTGCTAATGTTGTAGTGTCTATTCAACTAGCTAAGGTGAAGGTTTTTCAAG ACAATATACACATTCAAAATTGTCTGAATTGTACCCGGTTGAAGTTTAATCCTGTTTGTGTTGAGGGTACTGCCTTTAAGAACAG GAtgattgaaaatgatgatacaCCATCCCCTCTTACTCAGCTAGCTGTGGAACCAAGTATTGACCCTTTGCAAGATTTTTTATTCAACACTCCAAGAACAACTATTCAGGGATTGAAGGATTCTCAGCAG GAGGGGATGTATGTTGTGCTTGGAACTGTTAAACAGATTGTGAACCCTGAGAATTGGTACTACACGGCCTGTATGTGCAACAAATCTGTATATCCTGCTGAGGGGATGCACTTCTGCGAGAAGTGTAATAGGCATGTGGTCAAAGTGTTTCCAAG GTATTCTATAAAGGTGCGAGTTGTGGATGATAGTGATTGTGCAACCTTTGTTTTGTTTGACCGTGATGCAACAATGTTGTTCAATAAAAGTTGTGCTGACATTTTGGaaacacat AGGGCTGACGAGGGTGTGCTTCCAACTGAGATTGCTGCATTGGTCAACTGCACATACCTGTTCAAGGTTGAATTCAAAACTGCTATCAGTCCTAGATTTGAGCAATCATTTAGGGTGAAGAAAGTGTGCACTGATGGggtgattatcaaccaatttaAGGCAAAGTGGGCTAAGGAAGAAGCAacctttataaaaaataccaaT GAGATGGGGTCTTTGAGTTCTCTGTTGGACAAGGGGAAGGATGTGTTAGTGGTTGGTTCATCAAGTGTCCAATCACAT GACCTTGGAAGTTTGAGCGAAACCATTGATAAAGACAAAAACATCATTGTTGAGGGAACACCTATTGGAATATCTGAAGATCTGTTGCCTAAATTTTCTTCTGTTGCGGTTGACCTTGATGTTGGTGCATCAAAGAAAGTATCTAACTGCTGTTTGGTCAAATCAACTACACGCAAAATTGTCAAAAGAGTTTTACCTCAACCTGAAATTAATGAAGTTGAGGAAATCAACCTTCCCATCAAATTGCTCAAGAGGAACATTAAGATTGAAAAAATTTAG